The DNA region CTGATCCTCCAGTGTTTTCAGAATACGACCAAAGGCATCGTCCATCTGTGTGACGTTCCCATGATGGGCGGGCAGTGTCGATCCTTCTGGTGCGGTATACAATTTGCGGAAGCGTTCTGCACTCGCAATCGGTTCGTGCGGTTCATGAAAACAGACGAACATGAAGAACGGCTTTTCCTTATCCCTGAGATTGACCAGCCAGTCCTCCGCCTCGTCAGCAACCAGCTGTGATGCATAACCTTCCAGCCTCCCGACGGGCTTCGCGTTTCGTACGAAGTTAAACGGATTCTCATGCGTGGGCAGGGCGTTGTTCTGTGTCGCGAACCAGTGATCGAAACCATGATCCGACGGTTGGGGCTGCCCCACCAGATTGAACATCCCGTTCAAGTGCCATTTGCCGACATGACAGGTGGCATAACCTGACTGACGCAACAGGGTCGCGATGGTAATCTCCTGCTTGCGGACATGCATGGGTGAATACATGGGAATCCAGTTATACACGCCCACACGAAACGGGGTCCGGCCCGTCATCAGACCCGTACGGGAGGGAGAACAGTTGGGATGGGCGGCGTAGCAGCTCGTCAGCTTCAATCCCTCTCTCGCGAACTGGTCGAGGTGGGGACTTTGAATCACCGGATGACCGTAACAGGCCAGGTCACCATACCCCAGATCATCGCACAGCACGACCATGATATTCGGCCGGCCGGGTACTGCAGAGGAAGGCGCCTCCTGGGCAGAGAGCAGCAGGGGAGACAGGAACAGGGCCAGCATAAACGTTAACGAGAGTTTCAGGAACGACATGGGGGGTAACCTTTCCGGATCGATGCGCCGTCTTCCATTCAAGACAGCACAGGGAAATTCGTGGGCATGTGCTTCAGTACTACTTAAAAACATCCCGATTCGAAAAGCAACTCCATTCGTGTCATTCAACGAAAAGAGCCCCTGGCATGAAGGTTCATACCAGGGGCATCTTCGGTTCACTCTTGCCTAAAGAATGTATCGTGTGCTGTAATCAGCGGCGGATTACAGTGCATCCAGGCTGGTGCCGTTAGCGGCTGTACCAGCGTTGTTCCCTTTGATCTGACCGGTCGCAGGATTGTAGATCCAGCCGACCGTTTCAGTACCGTCTTTCGCGGTTTCATCAGGAGTGGTCCCTGCAACATCGGTTACGATCATCACACCCCGACCACCGGTGAAGGGGTTCGGAGGCAGACTGCCGATGAGGTAAGGTCCCAGTGGTTTAGTACCGACAGCACCCGTGGTGCCATCTTTGTCGCTGGACAGCAGCAGCGAATCACGGAAATCATTGGGGTCGGTTGAACCGTCCGCCGGGAATTTTCCATCGTGCTGGAATTTGTACAACTGAATCTGACTTCGCAGAGTCTGCAGGTCCTGAACCAGAACCGACTCGCGAGCGTCATCATTGGATGAAGTAAATTGTGGCAGCACTGTCGCAGCCAGGATCCCGAGGATCACGACCACAATCAGCACTTCGACGAGGGTAAAACCTGCTCGTCTTGGTTGTTTTCGTGTAGTTTTAATCATTGCCCTTCTCCGAGATTAAACGAATGTGCCTGTCACATCGCCTGATGTTAGTTACAAATTGATTTGTATCCGGGTAACCAGCTTAACTCAGGAAACAAATGAATTCCCGGATGCATTCAGAACCAGTTCCGTTTCACCTGAGCACTGTGAAACCTCATTACCGATTCTTACTTACATGGCCCTGTTCAGAAGGGACGCCGACTGACTGGCCACCAAAATCTATGTTGCTTCCCAAGGGAGTCAATTTAATTTCAGGAGAATCTCTGCGTATACCAGCCTTCCTGTATCGAATACAACGATTGGAGAGGTTTGTGAAAGAGTTCTCCCACGAAATCGACGAAAAAGCGACAGAATCAGTGGATGATTCCCGGCCAATTGTTCCAGAGCAAAGCTGTCGTGCCTGGCAGGCCGGACCGGTTTTAAGGATTTTTCCAGATCTGATTCGTGGCAAGCAGAGGTCCACCCGAGAGCTTTTTTACAGTCTCTCTGGCTGGATGTACCGCAAGCAGCGGGCATACTAAACAACTTCCATCGCTTCCCGGCGGGAAATCTCAGCTTGAATTCCCCTCCCGTCCGCGAGAAAATGAAAGCAGTGTCCTCTCTCACAAAATTACTTCAGGCGGAAGGCGGGGTTGCAATGACTGGTCGATGGCGTTTTCTGGTCCTGCTCCTGCTCTGTCCCGCCACAGTCCGAGCAGATTCTCTAGTCTGCTGTGATCGTTCTCAGACTTATCAGATCGCGTTAGATAAAGCATCAAAAGTCGGAGAAGCCAGTCTCCGCGAGCACACCATCGTCTGGCATCCCGCTAAGAAGAAGTATTATCTACTGGCCGACGTCGTCCCGCTCACCAGCCAGCACCATCCGAATACCTATAATACGGAGATTCATTTATTCTCCAGCCCGAATCTTCAGAACTGGACTTATCACGGCGTGGCAATCCCCAAAGGAACGAAAGCCGGCCGCTTTGATCGCTTTGGTGTTGCCAGTCCTGCCTCCGCGACTTTTCACAATGGACTCATCTACTGCCCCTACAGTGCCCGTCGCACCAGTCATTTTACTGAGCGCAGTATCGGCCTGGCCTGTTCGCATCCGGACCCCGAGCAGCTTCCCTGGCAAAAAACGACACACCCCATCGCGGACCTTCCTGGCGAAGATGACGACGCCGCCCTGATCAGCGATGCCTCCGACAATCATCTGCATCTCTACTTTCGGACTGCCAGTTCGCAGGGATATCACATCCTCCACTCGCAGTCATCGCATCCGCTCAAGGAAGATTCCTGGTCGAAACCGATCGTAATCTCCATCAAGCCGGAAGGAGTCCGTGCTCAGGAACTCACGGGCGCCGCACTGCTCAACGGCGAATACCACCTGTTTGTGATCGAACACTTCTACCAGGGAGGAGCGCAAGTCGCACATCTGGCGTCCCCTAACGCGGAAGGTCCCTTTCACGAATTCGACAAAGAGCAGCGGTACCTGCTCCCCGAAGAACAACCACCCAACATCGTCTACAGCGGGCACATCACTCCCGTTGTCAGAGAAGGAGCCATTAAAGCCTTTTTCTGGACTGTTTCCCAGACAGGGAAACGGTACGGGCTGTTGGGACATCCCGTACTGAAACCTTCAACAGACTGATTCAATAAAAACAGGCCACCCGGAGAACATCCGACTGGCCTGAATCGACTTCGTTCGTTTTTTTAAATCAGTGCACGCGCTGGCCGGGTACGGCGCCTTCATCGGGAGACAGCAGAAAGACGTCCTTTCCACCAGGCCCCGAGGCCAGCACCATTCCCTCGCTGGTTCCGAACCGCATTTTACGCGGCTTCAGATTCGCACAGCAGATCACCAGCCGACCGATCAGCTCTTCCGGCTCATAGGCTGCTTTGATGCCGGCGAATACATTCCGGCGTTCATCGCCACCCAGGCTGAGGGTCAGCTGCAGCAGCTTATTCGCTTCGGGAACCGAGTTGGCTTCCACGATGCGAGCCACACGCAGATCGACTTTCACGAAATCATCGATCGTGCACTCTTCCGACATCGGTTCCGCTTCCAGGGCTTCCCCACTGTCGTTCCACTGCGAAGCCGCAGCTTCACTCTCAGCGGCTACCGCATCTTCTTTTGCTTCTTCAGTCATAGCGTCTACCTGTTTTTCTTCAATTCGTTTAAACATATGCTGGAACTTACTGACAGAGATCCCTGTCAGCGGCGTCTGTGCCTGGTCCCAGCTGGTAATGGGATCATTCAGTAATTCGCCCGTCTGACCGGACAGGCGGGGCAGTACGGGAGTCAGATACACCACAATCTGCCGGAACAGGTTCAGGGCAATCGTGCAGATGTCCTGCAGTTCCTGCTGACGGTCTTCGTCTTTCCGCAGTTCCCAGGGCTTCTGATCTTCAACGTATTTGTTGGCCCGGTCTGCCAGCGCGAGGATCTCTCTCATCGCGCCGTTGTAATCGCAGTTCTCGTAGGCCGTCGCGATGGTTTCGCTACGACTGGCACCATACTCGAACAGCCCCCCGTCATCCGGGTAAGCTGAGGAGAGTCCCGTCTGCGCGACGAACTTCGCACTCCGACTCGCCAGGTTGACGACCTTCCCGACCAGATCCGAATTCACTTTCTGTACGAATTCGTCGAGGTTCAGATCGAGGTCATCCAGTCTCGACCCCAGCTTCGAAGCGTAATAGTAACGCAGGCAGGCAGGGTCGAGGTGGTTCAGATACGTGGCGGCTTTGATGAAGGTCCCCTTGGATTTGGACATCTTCTCGCCATCCACAGTCAGGAAGCCGTGAATATGAACCTTCTCAGGCAGATTGAAACCCGATGTCTTGAGCATGGCCGGCCAGAAGAGTGTATGGAAGTAGGTGATATCTTTGCCGATGAAGTGGTGCACTTCGGTTTCGGGATTTTTCCACCACTTGTCGAAGTCTTCATTGTTGTTCTCACACCATTCAAGTGTGGAGGCGATGTAACCGATGGGCGCGTCGAACCAGACGTACCAGTAGTTGCCCGGGCTGTCCGGAATTTCAAAACCGAAATAAGGGGCAGGGCGGGAAATATCCCAGTCCCGCAGCGGATCCCCCAGGAAATGACCTTTGAGATAATTGGCGACTTCAGACTGCAGATGATCGCCCGACTGCGTCCATTCATCGAGAAAGCCATGCAGGTCTTCAATCCGCACGAACAGATGACTGGCGGTCCGCAGTTCCGGTGTTGTGTTGGACAGCGTGCTGACCGGATCGATCAGATCAGCGGGCGTGTAAGTGCTGCCGCACTTGTCACAGTTGTCGCCGTATTGGTCGGTCGCCTTACACTTGGGGCAGGTCCCCTTCACAAAGCGGTCTGCCAGGAATGTATTCTCCTGCACGTCGAACAGCTGGGTGACTTCCTTTTCGTGAACCAGTCCGGCTTCGCGTAACGACGACCAGATCTGATGACAGACCTTGCGGTTCTGCTCGCTGTTCGTACTGCCGTAATTATCGAACTCAATATTGAAACCAGTGAAGTCGGCAATATGTTTCTCGCGGACATCAGCAATCAACGCTTCTTCCGAGCGGCCTTCCTGGCGGGCGCGAATCATAATTGCGGTGCCATGCGTATCATCGGCGCAGAAGAATCGACATTCATGGCCGCGCAGCTTCTGAAACCGCACCCAGATATCGGTCTGGATGTATTCCACGAGGTGGCCAATATGAATGTCACCATTGGCGTAAGGCAGGGCCGCGGTGACCAGGATGCGACGTTGTGGCATAATATTCCCGACTGAGGTTAATGGAAATCAGACAAAATTCACTTACTGTAATCAGAACAGACACCTGATCCCTCGCAGGGTTCAGCTGAAGCAGTCGCGCAGCACCCGAAAACGTGAAATTCTGTACCGGCAAAGGGCCTGTTCTCTCAGAGGGCGTCGATTGTACGGCGCCGGGCACAATCCCGCAATCCACTCGTTTTGGGCCTGCCCCACACGGTTTAGAACGTCGAACCGGTCATCAGCAGGGGACCATTCGAAGAACAGAGGGCCCGCACCAGGTCCAGCTGGCTGACGATGCCGATCTGCACATTATCTTTATAGATCGCACCAAAAGCGGAGGAGGAATTTCTCATTACATACAGCGCCTCAAGCATACTGTAATCGATCTGAAGCCGCGGCATATTATAGACGGCGGGAATAATCGGCGAGGGCGACGTTATCA from Gimesia chilikensis includes:
- a CDS encoding type II secretion system protein — its product is MIKTTRKQPRRAGFTLVEVLIVVVILGILAATVLPQFTSSNDDARESVLVQDLQTLRSQIQLYKFQHDGKFPADGSTDPNDFRDSLLLSSDKDGTTGAVGTKPLGPYLIGSLPPNPFTGGRGVMIVTDVAGTTPDETAKDGTETVGWIYNPATGQIKGNNAGTAANGTSLDAL
- a CDS encoding sulfatase-like hydrolase/transferase codes for the protein MSFLKLSLTFMLALFLSPLLLSAQEAPSSAVPGRPNIMVVLCDDLGYGDLACYGHPVIQSPHLDQFAREGLKLTSCYAAHPNCSPSRTGLMTGRTPFRVGVYNWIPMYSPMHVRKQEITIATLLRQSGYATCHVGKWHLNGMFNLVGQPQPSDHGFDHWFATQNNALPTHENPFNFVRNAKPVGRLEGYASQLVADEAEDWLVNLRDKEKPFFMFVCFHEPHEPIASAERFRKLYTAPEGSTLPAHHGNVTQMDDAFGRILKTLEDQKLRENTLIIFTSDNGPAITGRHPHGSAGPLRDKKGYTYEGGIRVPGIIQWPGHVNAGTTSDVPICGVDILPTLCEVAKIPAPTDRVLDGTSILPLFEGQALQRKRPLYWQFNRSRNEPKVAIRDGEWKLLARLDVPTPKPSGSITAEEIKDLKRAQLTGFELYHIANDIGETTDRSESEREIFEKMKRQMQEIYAEVQAEAPIWPAWERVGYEGKIIREYYQQQAEKEKQQKKKQQ
- the metG gene encoding methionine--tRNA ligase, whose protein sequence is MPQRRILVTAALPYANGDIHIGHLVEYIQTDIWVRFQKLRGHECRFFCADDTHGTAIMIRARQEGRSEEALIADVREKHIADFTGFNIEFDNYGSTNSEQNRKVCHQIWSSLREAGLVHEKEVTQLFDVQENTFLADRFVKGTCPKCKATDQYGDNCDKCGSTYTPADLIDPVSTLSNTTPELRTASHLFVRIEDLHGFLDEWTQSGDHLQSEVANYLKGHFLGDPLRDWDISRPAPYFGFEIPDSPGNYWYVWFDAPIGYIASTLEWCENNNEDFDKWWKNPETEVHHFIGKDITYFHTLFWPAMLKTSGFNLPEKVHIHGFLTVDGEKMSKSKGTFIKAATYLNHLDPACLRYYYASKLGSRLDDLDLNLDEFVQKVNSDLVGKVVNLASRSAKFVAQTGLSSAYPDDGGLFEYGASRSETIATAYENCDYNGAMREILALADRANKYVEDQKPWELRKDEDRQQELQDICTIALNLFRQIVVYLTPVLPRLSGQTGELLNDPITSWDQAQTPLTGISVSKFQHMFKRIEEKQVDAMTEEAKEDAVAAESEAAASQWNDSGEALEAEPMSEECTIDDFVKVDLRVARIVEANSVPEANKLLQLTLSLGGDERRNVFAGIKAAYEPEELIGRLVICCANLKPRKMRFGTSEGMVLASGPGGKDVFLLSPDEGAVPGQRVH